In Macadamia integrifolia cultivar HAES 741 chromosome 13, SCU_Mint_v3, whole genome shotgun sequence, one DNA window encodes the following:
- the LOC122059485 gene encoding 3-oxoacyl-[acyl-carrier-protein] synthase I, chloroplastic-like — translation MKTLSSPPAGPALRISPLEPLRKQSPLLSNARTPTKKQPWVKSISASASVTFSTPQREKDPKKRVVITGMGVVSVFGNDVDVFYDRLLSGESGIGHIERFDASKFPTRFGGQIRGFSSEGYIDGKNDRRLDDCLRYCLVAGKKALEMADLGGDDISKKIDKERAGVLVGSGMGGLSMFSDSVQALIEKGYRKISPFFVPYTITNMGSALLAMDVGFMGPNYSISTACATSNYCFHSAANHIRRGEADLMIVGGSEAPIVPIGLGGFIACRALSQRNDDPKTASRPWDKDRDGFVMGEGAGVLILECLEHALKRDAPIIAEYLGGAVNCDAYHMTDPRADGLGVSSCIKECLEDAGVSLEEVNYINAHATSTSVGDLAEVNALKKVFKNTSEIKMNGTKSMIGHCLGAAGGLEAVATVKAITSGWLHPTINQFNPEPSVEFDTVANVKKQHEVHVAISNSFGFGGHNSVVAFSAFKP, via the exons atgaagaccCTTTCGTCGCCCCCAGCCGGTCCAGCGCTTCGCATCTCTCCCTTGGAACCCCTCCGGAAACAATCCCCTCTGCTCTCCAATGCTAGAACCCCCACGAAGAAACAGCCATGGGTGAAGTCCATTTCTGCTTCTGCTTCAGTAACTTTCTCTACTCCCCAGAGAGAAAAGGACCCAAAGAAGCGAGTGGTCATCACTGGCATGGGCGTTGTCTCCGTTTTCGGCAACGATGTTGATGTCTTCTATGATCGCTTGCTCTCGGGTGAGAGCGGTATCGGTCACATCGAACGATTCGATGCCTCCAAGTTCCCCACTCGATTTGGTGGCCAGATTCGTGGGTTCAGCTCTGAAGGTTATATTGATGGCAAGAACGACCGTAGACTTGATGACTGTCTTAGATACTGTCTAGTTGCTGGCAAGAAGGCCCTTGAGATGGCTGACCTCGGCGGTGATGACATCTCTAAGAAG ATTGACAAGGAACGAGCTGGTGTGCTTGTAGGATCAGGCATGGGTGGCCTATCAATGTTTTCTGATAGTGTTCAGGCTCTCATTGAGAAAGGTTACAGAAAAATATCTCCATTTTTTGTTCCGTATACTATAACGAACATGGGCTCTGCCTTGCTTGCAATGGACGTTGGTTTTATGGGTCCAAACTATTCCATTTCAACTGCCTGTGCTACCTCCAATTATTGCTTCCATAGTGCTGCCAACCATATTCGACGGGGTGAGGCTGATTTGATGATTGTTGGTGGAAGCGAAGCTCCAATTGTGCCCATTGGCTTGGGGGGTTTTATTGCATGTAGAGCTTTGTCACAGAGAAATGATGACCCAAAAACAGCTTCAAGGCCATGGGACAAAGACCGAGATGGCTTTGTGATGGGTGAAGGTGCTGGAGTGTTG ATACTGGAATGTTTGGAACATGCATTGAAACGTGATGCACCAATTATCGCTGAATACCTGGGAGGAGCAGTTAATTGTGATGCTTACCATATGACCGACCCCAGAGCTGATGGACTTGGTGTTTCATCGTGCATTAAGGAATGCCTCGAAGATGCTGGTGTGTCACTAGAGGAG GTTAATTACATAAATGCACATGCAACTTCGACGTCTGTCGGTGACCTGGCTGAGGTGAATGCGTTAAAGAAGGTTTTCAAGAACACTTCAGAGATCAAAATGAATGGAACCAAG TCTATGATAGGGCATTGCCTTGGGGCTGCTGGGGGTCTGGAAGCCGTAGCTACAGTGAAAGCCATAACTTCTGGGTGGCTGCATCCCACAATAAACCAGTTT AATCCAGAACCTTCTGTTGAGTTCGATACAGTTGCAAATGTAAAGAAACAACATGAAGTGCATGTTG CCATTTCAAATTCTTTCGGCTTTGGAGGGCACAACTCTGTTGTGGCTTTTTCAGCATTCAAGCCTTGA
- the LOC122059488 gene encoding 3-oxoacyl-[acyl-carrier-protein] synthase I, chloroplastic-like, translated as MQALQSPALRISPFEPLRSNSNSGRASSRSNSKKKLPWMLKPISASSTTSSAPKREKDPKKRVVITGMGLVSVFGNDVDVYYDRLLSGESGIGPIARFDASKFPTRFGGQIREFSSDGYIDGKNDRRLDDCLRYCLVAGKKAIEDAALGGDSLSKIDKERAGVLVGSGMGGLSVFSDSVQSLIEKGPRKITPFFIPYTITNMGSALLAIELGFMGPNYSISTACATSNYCFYAAANHIRQGEADLMIAGGTEAAIVPIGLGGFVACRALSQRNDDPKTASRPWDKDRDGFVMGEGAGVLVMESLEHAMKRDAPIIAEYLGGAVTCDAYHMTDPRADGLGVSSCIEGSLEDAGVTPEEVNYINAHATSTLVGDLAEVNAIKKVFGNISEIKMNATKSMIGHCLGAAGGLEAIATVKAITTGWLHPTINQFNPEPSVEFDTVPNVKKHHEVNVAISNSFGFGGHNSVVVFSAFKP; from the exons ATGCAGGCGCTTCAGTCACCAGCCCTTCGCATCTCTCCCTTCGAACCACTCCGCAGTAATTCCAATTCAGGCAGAGCCAGTTCCAGAAGTAACTCCAAGAAAAAGCTTCCATGGATGTTGAAGCCCATCTCTGCTTCTTCGACAACATCTTCTGctcctaagagagagaaagacccaAAGAAGCGAGTGGTTATTACTGGAATGGGCCTTGTTTCTGTATTTGGCAACGATGTTGATGTCTACTATGATCGCTTGCTTTCTGGTGAGAGTGGTATCGGACCCATCGCTCGATTTGATGCCTCCAAGTTCCCTACTCGTTTCGGTGGCCAGATTCGTGAGTTCAGTTCTGATGGTTACATTGATGGCAAGAACGACCGTCGTCTTGATGACTGTCTGAGATACTGTCTTGTTGCTGGCAAGAAGGCCATTGAGGATGCTGCCCTTGGTGGCGATAGCCTCTCCAAG ATTGACAAGGAACGAGCTGGTGTGCTTGTAGGATCAGGCATGGGTGGTCTATCAGTGTTTTCTGATAGTGTTCAAAGTCTCATTGAGAAAGGTCCTAGGAAAATAACTCCATTTTTCATTCCTTACACCATAACAAACATGGGGTCTGCCTTGCTTGCAATAGAACTTGGTTTCATGGGTCcaaattattcaatttcaacTGCCTGTGCTACGTCCAATTACTGCTTCTATGCTGCTGCCAACCATATCCGACAAGGTGAGGCTGATTTAATGATTGCCGGTGGAACTGAAGCTGCAATTGTTCCCATTGGCTTAGGAGGCTTTGTTGCATGTAGAGCTCTGTCACAGAGAAATGATGATCCAAAAACTGCTTCAAGGCCATGGGACAAAGATCGAGATGGCTTCGTGATGGGTGAAGGTGCTGGAGTGTTG GTAATGGAGAGCTTGGAACATGCAATGAAACGTGATGCACCTATTATTGCTGAATACTTGGGAGGTGCAGTAACTTGTGATGCTTATCATATGACCGATCCCAGAGCTGATGGACTTGGTGTTTCATCATGCATTGAAGGAAGCCTTGAGGATGCTGGTGTGACACCAGAGGAG GTTAATTACATAAATGCACATGCAACTTCCACACTTGTTGGTGATCTGGCTGAGGTGAATGCTATTAAAAAGGTATTCGGGAACATTTCAGAGATCAAAATGAATGCAACCAAG TCCATGATAGGGCATTGCCTTGGCGCAGCTGGGGGGCTGGAAGCCATTGCTACAGTGAAAGCCATAACTACCGGTTGGCTGCATCCTACGATAAACCAGTTT AATCCAGAACCTTCTGTTGAGTTTGATACAGTTCCAAATGTAAAGAAACATCATGAAGTGAATGTCG CTATTTCAAATTCATTTGGCTTTGGAGGACACAACTCTGTTGTGGTTTTTTCAGCATTCAAGCCTTGA